The DNA window GCCCGTCACCGCCGCGCCCGCCGCCGGCCCGAACGCCTGGAGGAACCCATGACCGTCGCTCCCGACCGACCGCTCACCAACGAGATCACCGACATCCTGGTGACCCATTGCGGCCTGGACGCCGACGCGGCCGCCCGCACCCCGGCCGCCAGCCTGGAGGAGCTGGGCATGGACTCGCTGGCGCTGCTCGAACTCTCCGCGGTCGTGGCCGACCGGTGGCGGGTGAAGATCCCGGAGCAGGCCGGGCAGCTCAGCATCGCCGGCGTCGCCGACCTGGTGGCCCGGAAGGCGGATCCTCCGGGGCACACCGAGAACGCGGTCGACATCGCCGCCCCGCTGCCGCTGGTCTGGGAGATCACCAACGACGTGGCCCGGTGGACCGAGCTGTTCACCGAGTACGCGGCGGCCGAGATCCTGCACCGGGAGGGCGACACGGTCCGGTTCCGGCTCACCATGCACCCGGACGAGAACGGCACGTCGTGGAGCTGGGTCAGCGAACGCACCGCCGACCCGGGCACCCGCGAGGTGCGCGCCCGGCGGGTGGAGACCGGCCCGTTCGAGTACATGCGCATCTACTGGCGCTACGACGAGATCCCCGGCGGCACCCGGATGACCTGGGTGCAGGACTTCGCCATGAAGCCCACGGCGCCGGTCGACAACGCCGGCATGACCGAGCGGATCAACACCAACAGCAAGGTCCAGCTCGCCGTCATCAAGGAGAAGATCGAGCGGGCGCACGCGGGAGGCGCGCGATGACCGACACGTCCACGGCCCGGGTCTCCGTCCACGACGTGACCGCCGACCGGCGGCGCGGCGGCGAGCTGCGGGTGCTGCTCGGCCCGAAGACCGTCGGCAGCACCTCCGGCTTCATGGGGGTGGCCACCCTCGCGCCGGGGGAGCGGATCGCCGAGCACTACCACCCCTACAGCGAGGAGTTCCTCTACGTCTCCCGCGGCGCCATCACCGTCGACCTGGACGACCGGCCGGTGCCCCTCGCCGCCGGGGAGGCGCTGTTCGTGCGCCGGGACGTGCGGCACCGGCTGCGCAACACCGGCGACGAGCCGGCCGAGGTGGTCTTCCACCTCGGGCCGCTCGCCCCCCGCCCGGAACTCGGCCACGTCGACACCGAGAGCGCTGCCCCACCGCCACGGGAGCCGTCGTGACCGGCCGGCGGACCGTGGTCACCGGCGTCGGCGTCGTCGCACCCGGCGGCGCCACCCGGGACCGGTTCTGGAAGACCATCACCGAGGGGCGCACCGCCACCCGGCGGATCAGCTTCTTCGACCCGTCGCCGTTCCGCTCGCAGATCGCCGCCGAGTGCGACTTCGACCCGGACGCCGCCGGCATCACCCTCGCCGAGCGGCAGCGCGCCGACCGGTACGTGCAGTTCGCCCTGGCCTGCTCCGCCGAGGCGCTCGCCGACAGCGGCCTCGCCCTCAGCGACGCCGACCGGGAGCGGGCCGGCGTGGTGCTCGGCACCGCCGTCGGGGGCACCATGGCGCTGGAGAAGGAGTACGTGCGGGTCAGCGACTCGGGCCGGAACTGGCTGGTCGACCACACCCTCGGCGGGCCGTACCTGTACCAGGCGCTCATCCCGAGCAGCCTGGCCGCCGACGTGGCCTGCCGGCACGGCCTGCACGGCCCGGCGCAGGTGGTCTCCACCGGCTGCACGTCCGGCATCGACGCCATCGGGTACGCCCACCAGCTCGTCGCCGACGGCGAGGCGGACATCGTGCTGGCCGGGGCCGCCGACTCGCCGATCTCCCCGGTCACCGTCGCCTCGTTCGACGCCATCGGCGCCACCAGCCCGGACAACGACGACCCGGAGCACGCCTCCCGGCCGTTCGACGCCGACCGGCACGGCTTCGTCCTGGCCGAGGGCGCGGCCGTGCTGGTGCTGGAGGAGGCCGAGCACGCCCGGCGGCGGGGCGCGCACGTCTACTGCGAGGTGGCCGGCTACGCCAGCCGCAGCAACGGTTTCCACATGACCGGGCTGCGCCCCGACGGGGCGGAGATGGCCGTGGCGATCAGCGACGCGCTGCGCCAGGCCCGGCTCGCCCCGTCGGCCGTGTCGTACGTCAGCGCGCACGGCTCCGGCACCCGGCAGAACGACCGGCACGAGACGGCCGCGTTCAAGCGGGCGCTGGGCGCGGCGGCGTACCGGGTGCCGATCAGCTCGATCAAGTCGATGGTCGGGCACTCGCTCGGCGCGATCGGCTCCATCGAGATGGCCGCGTGCGCCCTGGCCATCGAGTACGGCGTGGTGCCGCCGACCGCCAACTGGGCCACCCGGGACCCGGAGTGCGACCTGGACTACGTGCCCAACGAGGCCCGGGAGGTGCCGGTGGACGTGGCGCTGTCGGTGGGTAGCGGCTTCGGCGGCTTCCAGTCCGCGATGATCTTCCGCCGGCTGGCGGTCCACCCGTGACCGCCCGGGCCGTGGTGACCGGGATCGGGGTGGTCGCCCCGACCGGTGTCGGCGCCGACGCGCACTGGGACTCGGTGCTCGCGGGCACCCGCCGCACCGGGCCGATCACCCTGTTCGACCCGGCCGGCTATCCGACCCGGGTGGCCGGGGAGGTGCCCGACTTCGACGCGGCCGGTTTCAGCGACACCCGGCAGCGGGTGCAGACCGACCGGTGGACGCACCTCGGCTTCGCCGCCACCCGGCTGGCGCTGACCGACGCCGGCCTGCCCGACGAGGCGCCCGACCCGTACCAGTGGGCGGTCACCCTGGCCAGCTCCTCCGGCGGCAACCTGTTCGGGCAGCGGGAGCTGCAACGGCTCTGGGGCGGGCCGAGCCGGACCGTCGGGGCGTACCAGTCGATCGCCTGGTTCTACGCGGCCAGCGTGGGGCAGCTCTCCATCCGGCACCAGCTCAAGGGGCCCTGCGGGGTGACCGTCTCCGAGTCGGCCGGCGGGCTGGACAGCCTCGCCCACGCGGTGCGGACCATCCGGCGCGGCACCCCGCTGGTGGTGGCCGGGGCGACCGAGTGCCCGCTCAGCCCGTACGCGCTGGCCTGCCAGCTCCGCTCCGGGCTGCTCAGCGACGTGGCCGACCCGGAGCGGGCGTACCGGCCGTTCGACACCGGCGCGGCCGGGTACGTGCCCGCCGAGGGCGGGGCCGTCTTCGTGGTGGAGGAGCTGGGGCACGCCCTCGCGCGGGGCGCCCGGATCTACGGGGAGATCACCGGCTGGGCGGCCACCCACGACGCGGCACCGACCGACCGGGAGGCCGGCCCGGACCCGACCCACTACGCCCGGGCGCTGCGGCTGGCCCTGGACCGGGCCGCGGTCCGCCCGCACGACGTGGACGTCATCTGGCCGGACGCGCTCGGGGTGCCCGCGTACGACCGGGCCGAGGCGGCCGCCCTGCGCGCGGTCTTCGGCGCGACGACCCCGCCGGTGACCACGCAGAAGCCGCTGACCGGCCGGGCCCACCAGGGCGGTTCGGCGCTGGACGCGGCCACCGCGCTGCTCGCCTTCCACCACGGCCTGCTGCCCGCCTCGGCCGGGCCGGAGCAGCCGGCGCCGGGCTGCGAGCTGACCTTCCTGCGTCGGCCGCGCCCGCCGCGCAGCCGCATCGCCCTGGTCGGGGCGCGCGGCTTCGACGGCTTCAACAGCGCGGTGGTCCTCCGCGGCGCCGCGCCCCCGCCGGCGGGGGACGAGAGGTGACGGTGCGCCGCGTCAGGACGGTCGAGCCAGGTACGCCGTCTTGACGTCGCCCGAGAACCCGCAGGCCCGGTAGAAGGCGTGGGTCGCGGGCCGGCGCGAGCCGGTCATCAGCATCGCCTTGTAACAACCCGCGTCCCACGCGGCCTGGAGGGTGCCGGCCATGATCTGCTTGCCCAGGCCGGTGCCGCGCCGCGATTCCTCGACCACGACGTTCTCGATGACGGCGTAGGGCGATGCCGATCGGGAGATGTTGGGAATCACGTTGAGGTACGTGGTGGCGACGACGAGCCCGTCCAGTTCGAGGACGAACAGGTGCAGCGCCGGATTGCTCAGGATCTGCGCGAAGGCCCGTTCGTCGGATCCGTCGGTCAACCGCGGATCGTCGGGCTGCAATTGCCGGTAGAGGCGGATGATCTGCGCGAAGTCGTCGGGTCGGGCCGCACGGAACATGCCCCGAGCGTAGAGACCCGTCGGACCGCACCGCACCTGCGCCCAGCACAGCGTCGGGCGGCCGGCGGGATACCGAGCCGGCGTGGCACCGATCCTGCCTGTCCGATCGAGCCTGAGCAATCCGTCCAGCCGCCCGTATTGATCTAGCCATTTGCATGTAGCAATGGATCCGACGGCTGTCGTACTGTTCCGTCAGCACCCCGGAGAACGCACGTGTTGGGCGTATTTCGCCCACTTCGAGGCTGGGCGGTGGGCGGTCGTGACAGCACATCCTATGGCGGAACATCCTGTGTCGACAGACGCGAGTTGGGTGGACGACATTCTGTTCACCGGGCGTCCCACCGACATGTGTCTCCGCCTGCCCGAGCCGGTCGACAAGGCCACCCTGCGCCGCCTCGTCGGCGAGGCGCAGACCCGGCTGGCCGACGCCGGCCTGCGCCCCGGCGGCGCCGCCGCGCTGCGGCTGCCCCCGTCGCTGGCGTACGTGGTGCACCTGCTGGCCACCTGGCGCACCGGCGCCCAGGCGATCCTGCTCGACCACCGGCTCACCGACCACGAGGTCGAGAAGGCCCTGCGCCGGCTCACCCCGCAGGTGGTGGTCGCGCCGGTGCGCACCGGCGGCGGGGCGCTGCGGATCTTCGTCGACGTCACCGCGGGCGTCGCGGCCTACTCGGACCGCCCGGCCGGCAGCCCGCACGCGGTGATCCAGCTCAGCTCCGGCTCCACCGGACCGTCCAAGGTGATCGGGCGCACCGCCGGGGACCTGGTCGGCGAGGTGCACCGCTACACCCGGATCGACGGGGTGGCGCTGCCCGGCGAGCGGATCGTCCTGCTGCCCTCCATGGTGCACGTGCTCGGCCTGGTCGGCGGCCTGCTCTACGGGCTGCACGCCGGCGTCGAGCTGTGCCCGCCGGAGCGGCTCAGCGGCGACGCGATCCTCGCCGCCGTCGCCGCCCAGGACAGCCCGGCCACCGTGCTCGGCGTGCCGTTCCACATCGGCCTGCTGGCCTCCACCGTGCCGGCCGGGCCGCTGCCGCAGCTCCGGCGGATGACCACCGGCGGCGAGCTGGTCCCGGCCGCCGTGGCCCGCGCCTTCACCGACCGCTACGGCGTCCCGCTGGGCAACATGTACGGGATGACCGAGGTCGGCGTCATCGGCACCGACCTGCACGGGGCGCACCGCCCGGCCATCGCCCCCGCCCCCGGCATCCGGGTCCGCGAGTCCGGCGGTGAGCTGTGGGTGAGCTGCCCGGCCAACCCGTACGTCGGGCTCGCCGACCCGACCCGCTGGGCCGACGGCTGGCTGCACACCCGCGACGCCGGCGTGGTCGACCCGGGCACCGGGCTGGTCACCATCAAGGGCCGCCTCGACTCGCAGGTGTCGGTGGGCGGCATGAAGGTCGACCTCACCGAGGTGGAGGCCACCGTCGCCGAGCTGCCCGGGGTGACCGCCGCCGTGGTGGTCTGGGACGACGGCGTCACCGCGTACGTGCAGACCGACGGCTCGCTCTCCGAGGACACCCTGGACAAGCTGCTCGCCGAGCGCCTGGCCGGCTACAAGCGCCCCCGCACCCTGCACCTGCTCGACCAGCTGCCCCGCACCACCACCGGCAAGCTGGTCCGCTCCGCGCCGGCGCTCCGGGACGCCGCGTCATGACCGGCCCGCTACGCGAGGGCGACCTCGACCGGCCCGGCCGCCCCGGCGACCGCGACGGCAAGCACCAGGCCGGCCCCGCCGGTCGGATGGCCGACCCGCACCCCGGGACAGCCGGGGACCGGGCGCAGCAGCCCGCCGCCGCCGTCCGGCGCGGGCATCCGGCGGCGCAGCCCGCCGTCGCGCAGCCCGGTGCCGAGCGCCTTGCCGACCGCCTCCTTGGCCGTCCACAGGCGCAGGAAGTCCAGCTCCCGGCCGGCCTCGGCCCGGGCGGCCAGCCAGGCCGCCTCGTCCGGGTCGTACCAGCGCCGGGCCAGCGGCGTGGCGGGCAGCGGCCGGTGCCGCTCGACGTCCACCCCGACCGGCCCGCCGGTCCGGGCGGCCACCACGACCACCCCGCCGGCGTGGCTGACGCTGACCGGCAGCGTCCGCCCGCCGGCCGCGTACACCTCCGGGCGCCCGCCGGGCGCCCGTCCCACCCCGATCTCCGCCTCGGGCCGGCCGAGCAACGCGCCACCCGCGCGCCTCAGCAGCCGCCGCGCCAGCTCCCGCTGGTCGCCGGCGGTCCGGCCGGTCCACACGTACACGGTGTCCCGACCGGGCACCGGTAGCTGGTTCACGGAAAGAGGTTAACGCCATGCGAGACGAGGTCCGCGCCTTCGTCATCGAGCAGCTCGCCGACATGAACTACGACGTCGAGGACATCGACGACGACACCACCCTCGGCCCCTCCGGCGTCGACCTCGAGTCGCTGGCCCTGGCCGACCTCGCGGTCCGGGTCGAGGACCGGTACGGCCTGAAGTTCGCCGACGACGAGTCGGAGAAGCTGGCCCTCATGACGGTCGGCGAGTTCACCACGATGGTCGCCGCCCGGGCGGCCGCGAACAGCGACAAGTCCTGATGACCGGTCGGCCCGACCTGGGGCGAGCTGACCTGGTGAGCATGCTCGCCGAACTGACCGCGAAACCCGTCGACCAGGTGCCCGACCGGGTCGGCTCGATGGAGCTGGCGTGGCTCGTACACCTCGTCGAGCAACGCTACGACCGCCGGCTGGAGCTGACCGACGACCAGCTCGCCGGCATCCGCACCGTCGACGACGCGCTGGCGGTGTTCCAGACCTCGCTGACCGTTCCCGCAGATGGCTGAGCGGGAGCCTGTACGGATCACCGGCGTCCACGCGCTCAGCGCCCTCGGCAGGGGCGCCGACGCGCTGCTCGCCGGGGTGCTCGCCGGCGCCCCGGCGTTCACACCGGTGCGCCGCTTCGACACCACCGGCCGCCGGGTCACCGTGGCGGCCACCCTGCCCGAGGTCGGCACCCTCGCCGACGAGCTGGCCGACGCGGTCGACCGCGTGTGCCGGGCGGCCGGCCTGGACCGCACGCAGCGGGCCGGCGCCGCGCTGTTCCTGGCCGCGCACGGCGGCCCGCACTCGCTGCCGCCGCCGGGCGGCGGGGACGCCGGGCCGCCGGTGCCGGCGCTCGCCGGCCACCTGGCCCGCCGCTGCGGCCTCGGCGAACGTGCCCGCGTCTACACCACCGCCTGCGTGTCGGCGAGCACCGCGGTCGCCGACGCCGCGACCCTGATCGGCCGGGGCGACCTGGACCGGGTCGTGGTCGCCGCCGGCTACCTGGTCGAGCCGGATCAGTACGCCCTCTTCGACGCCGGCCGGGCGCTCGCCGCCGACGGGGTGGTCCGACCGTTCAGCGCCGGCCGGCAGGGGCTGCTGCTCGGCGACGGGGTGGTGGCCGTGGTGCTGGAGTCGGCCCGCGCCGCCGCCGGACGGGGCGCCCCGACGCTGGGGACCGTGGCCGGCTGGGGGCGGGCCGGCGACGCGTACCACCCGTGCCAGCCGGACCCGCGGGGGCACGGCCTGGCCCGGGCGGTCGAGGCGGCGCTGCGCCGGGCCGGGCTGCCCGGCACGGCGGTGGGTTACGTCAACGCCAACGCCACCGGCACCCCGTACAGCGACGCGTCGGAGGCGGCGGCGCTGGGCCGGGTGTTCGGCGCGGCGGCCGGGCGGATCCCGGTCAGCTCCACGAAGGCGGTGCACGGGCACGCGCTGGAGGCGTCCGGCCTGCTCGAACTGGTGGTCACCGTGCTCGCGCTCGGGCACGGCAAGCTGCCGGTCAACGCCGGCTGGCTCGGCCCCGACGAGAGCTGCCCGCTGGACGTCGTCACCGACGCGCCGCGCCCGGCGGCCACCGCCCACGCGCTGACCCTCAACGCCGCGTTCGGCGGCGCGAACACGGCCCTGCTGGTCGGTGCGCCGTGACCGCCGCCGTGCTGGCGCAGGCGCGCTGGCCGGAGACCGGGGACGGGCCACCGCCGGCCGTGCCGGGCTTCGTGCACTCGGCGTTCGCGCCGCTGGTGGTGGCGGTGGCCGACCGCTGCCTGCGCGCCCGGTACGGGGCGGGGCCGCTGCCCGCCGGCAACCGCACGGCGGTGGTGCTGGTCAGCGCGAGCGGCGACCGGGCCAGCGCCGCGCACGTCCGGGCCACGGTCGCGGCCGGCGGCCGGGTGGGCCCGTTGTTCTTCTTCCAGTCGGTGCCGAACAGCGTGGCCGGGCACGTCGCGGCGCGGTGGGGGCTGGACGGGCCGGTGGTGTGCCTGAGCCCGGCGGGGGACCCCCGGGCCGAGGGCGCCGCCGAGGCGGACCTGCTGCTGTACGACGGCGACGCCGCGCAGGCGTTGCTGGTCCTGATCGAACAGGCACCGGACGGTACGCCGGGCGAGGCGACCGCGGTGCTGCTGGGGGAGGGAACACATCAATGAGGACGAGGGGACTGCGCGGCGCGCTGGCCGCCGACACCGAGCTGGGCGCGGGGAACGTGCTCGCCCGGGTGCTCGCCCACGGCGCCGACCGGGACGGCCCCGGGCTCACCTTCGACACCGCGGTCGACGGCCACCCGGCCGAGACCCCGCTGACCCTGGGCCGGCTCGACGAGCTGGTCGCCGCCCGCGCCGCCTGGCTGCACGAGCGCGGGATCAAGCCGCGCGACCCGGTCGCCGTCTGGGCCGGTTCCGCCGCCGACATGGTGCTGTCGTTCCTGGCGCTGGCCCGGCTCGGCGCGATCCCCGCGCTGATGAACGGCCGGCTGCGCCCGGAGATCGCCGCCGAGTACGTCCGCCGGCTGCGCGCCGTCGGGGTGCTCGCCGACGCCGCGCACGCCGCCGCCCTGCGGGGGCACGACCCGGGCGCGCTCCTGCTCGGCGAGCCCGCCGAGGCGGGCGGCGGCGACCCGGCCGCGGCCCCGCCGCACTACCGGCACCACGACGACGACCCGGTCGTCATCACCCACACCTCCGGCACCACCGGGGTGCCGAAGGCGGTGCTGCACTCGCACGCCAGCCTCTTCGCCGCCACCCGGCACCTGCTCGCCATGCCGCAGGCGCAGGGCACCACCCGGATCCTCAACGCGCTGCCCGCCCCGCACACCGCGACGGTGCTGATGGTGAACCAGGCGCTGGGCAACCGGGCCGAGATGTACCTCCTCTCCGAGCAGGGTGGCGAGCGGGTGCTCGACGCGATCCAGCGCTGGCGGCCGGACGGCGTGTTCGGGTTCTCCGTCACCTGGGCCGAGCTGGCCCGCTTCGACCTGTCCGCGTACGACCTGGAGTCGGTGCGGCTGTGGTTCAACACCGGCGACTGCTCGCACGAACCGCACGTGCGCCGGCTGGTCAGGGTGGGCTCGCGGGACGTGATGACCCGCGACGGGGTGACCCGGGTGCCCGGCTCGGTCTTCATCGACGGGCTCGGCTCCAGCGAGATGGGCCACTCGATGTTCCACGTCACGCACACCGTCGACACCGACCGGTACGGCCGGTGCGTCGGACGGCCGTACCGGTTCACCAGGGTGGCCGTGCTCGACGAGGCGGGCAACGAGCTGCCGCCCGGGCAGGTCGGCTGGCTGGGCATCGACTCGCCGTCGCTGTTCCGCGGCTACTGGAACGACTCGGTCACCACCTACCGGTCCCGGCTGCGCGGCTGGTACCTCACCGGCGACCTGGTCCGCGCCGACGCCGACGGCCGCTACTACCACCTCGACCGGGCGGTTGACTCCGTCGAGACGGGCGACGGGAAGCGCTTCTTCACCGCGCTGTCCGAGGAGCGGATCCTCGCCGCCTGCGCCGACGTCACCGACTGCACCGTGGTGCTCCTCGAGGAGGGCGGGGACGTCGTCACGGACGTGCTGCTGGAGCTGGCCGCCGGGGCGGACCCGGCGGCGGACCGCACCGCGCGCATCCGGGCCGCGATCGGGCCGGACCTGGCCGCCACGCTGCGCCGGGTGGTGCCGGTGCGCGCCGACGACATCCCGGTCACCGTGACCGGCAAGGTCCGCAAGGTGGCGCTGCGCGAGCGCTATCTCGCCGAGGCCGCGTCATGAGCGCCGTCGTCACCGGCATGGGGCTGTTCACCCCGGCCGGCCGGGGCGTCGAGGAGACGTTCACGGCGCTCACCACCGGACGGTCCGGGCTGTGCCGGCCGCCCGAGGGGCACCCGGCGCGGGACAGCCTCGAGGTGGCCGGGATCCTGCCGGACATCGACCCGCGCAGCGTCGCCTCGGGCCCGGAGACCAAGGTGCTCGACCGGGTCGTGCTGCTCGCCCTGATCACCGCCGCCGAGGCGCTCGCCGACGCCGGCATCGAGGTGGGGCGCGACGTCGACCCGGAGCGGATCGGGGTGATCGTCGGCGGGGTCGGCGGGATGTCCACGCTGGAGAGCCAGGTCCTGGCCCGCGCGGCGCGGGGCCGGACGGCTGTCAGCCCGTACCTGCTCACCGGGATCCTGCCGAACATGCCGTCGGCCCGGATCGCCATCGCCCACGGCATCCGGGGCTACAGCTCCGCGGTGGGCACGGCCTGCGCCTCCGGCGCCCAGGCGGTGGCCGACGGGGTACGCCTCATCCGGGCCGGCGAGGCCGACGTGGTGGTCTGCGGGGCGAGCGAGGCGCCGCTGTTCCCGACCTTCGCCGACACCTTCGGCAACGCCCGCGCCCTGGCCCGGGGCTGGGACGACCCCACCGAGGCCAGCCGCCCGTTCGACAAGCGGCGCAACGGGTTCGTGCTGGCCGAGGGGGCGGCGCTGCTGGTGCTGGAACGCGCCGAGCACGCCGCCGCGCGGGGGGTCACCGGCTACGCCGAGGTCGCCGGCTACGGGGTGAACACCGACGCCCACCACCCGACCGCGCCCCGGCCGGACGGCGCGGGGGCGGCCGCGTGCATGCGCCGGGCGCTGGCCGGTGGGGGCGTGACGCCGGCCGACGTCGGCTACGTCAACGCGCACGGCACCGGCACCAGGCTCGGCGACATCGCCGAGACCACCGCTCTCGCCGCGGTGTTCGGCGCCGGCGGGGTGCCGGTCAGCTCCACCAAGGCGCTGACCGGGCACCTGCTCGGCGCCTCCGGCGTGCTGGAGGCGGCGGCCACCGCCCTCGCCCTCGGGCGCGGGCTGCTCCCGCCCACCTACCACCTCGACGACCCGGACCCGGACTGCGAGGCGGACCACGTCCGCGCCGCGCCCCGGGAGACCCGGGCCGAGCACGCGCTGACCAACTCGTTCGGGTTCGGCGGCCAGAACGTCAGCCTGCTGCTGCGCCGCAACTGATCGGACGCCATCCCGGGTGGACGCCCGGGTCGCAGTCACGGGGGGAACAGGGGGAAAGGCTACCTATGGACATCAATGGCATAGACCACGTCGAGCTGTACGTCGGAGACGCCCGCCAGGCCGCCTTCTACTTCGACACGGCCGTCGGCTTCCGGCTGCGGGGCCAGGGCGGCCCGGAGACCGGGCTGGCCGGGCAGCGCTCGCTGCTGCTCGCACAGGCCGACATCCGGATGGTGCTCACCAGCGGGCTGACCGCCGAGCACCCGGCGTCGGCCTACGTGCACCGGCACGGCGACGGCATCGCCGTGGTGGCCCTGGAGGTCGACGACGCCGCCGGTGCGTACGCGGAGCTGGTGGCCCGGGGCGCGACCGCGGTGACCGCGCCGCGCACCTTCACGGGCGCGGACGCCGAGGTGGTGACCGCCGAGGTGGGCGGCTTCGGTGACGTGCTGCACCGCCTGGTCGAGCGGCGCGGCGACCGGACGCGGTTCCTGCCCGGGGCGATCGAGGAGCTGCCCGGCGGCGGCGACACCCCGCTGCTCGCCGAGATCGACCACCTGGCGGTCTGTGTGCCGCCGGGGCAGCTCGACGAGACGATCGGGCACTACGAGAAGGTCTTCGGTTTCGCGCAGATCTTCGAGGAGCACATCGAGGTCGCCGGGCAGGCCATGAACTCGAAGGTGGTGCAGAGCCCGTCCGGACGGGTCACCCTCGTGCTGCTGGAGCCGGACACCGGCCGGCGGCCCGGGCAGATCGAGGACTTCCTGCGCTGGCACGCCGGCGCCGGGGTGCAGCACCTCGGGCTGCGCACCGACGACATCGTCACGGCGGTCGGCGCCCTCGCCGGCCGCGGGGTGCGCTTCGCCGGCACCCCGGACGCCTACTACGACGACCTGGAACGGCGGGTCGGCAAGGTGGACGCGCCGCTGGACCGGCTGCGCGACCTGAGCATCCTGGTGGACTCCGACCACGACGGCCAGCTGCTGCAGATCTTCACCGAGTCGATGCACGTGCGCCGCACCCTCTTCCTCGAACTCATCGAGCGGCGCGGGGCGCGCACCTTCGGCAGCGGCAACATCAAGGCGCTGTACGAGGCCAAGGAACGTGAACTCGCCGCGGCGGGGGCGACCCCCGCCGTCGCGGCCGGGACGGCAGGAGGGGTTCGGGCATGACCACGACACATCCGGCACTGACCGCCGAGGAGGAGGCGCTGCTGCCGTCCGAAGAGGATGTGCGGCACTACGCCGAGCACGGCTGGTACCTGAGCGGGAAGCTGCTCACCGACGAGGAGGTGGACACGCTCGTCGCCGCGACCGACCGCTACTACGCCGGGGAGCGGGACCGGCGGCTGCCCGTCCGCCCGCCGAAGCTGGCCTACTGGGAACCCGCCAAGGGCGATGTGCAGCGGCACAACGACTACGTGCACCACGA is part of the Micromonospora halotolerans genome and encodes:
- a CDS encoding SRPBCC family protein, whose protein sequence is MTVAPDRPLTNEITDILVTHCGLDADAAARTPAASLEELGMDSLALLELSAVVADRWRVKIPEQAGQLSIAGVADLVARKADPPGHTENAVDIAAPLPLVWEITNDVARWTELFTEYAAAEILHREGDTVRFRLTMHPDENGTSWSWVSERTADPGTREVRARRVETGPFEYMRIYWRYDEIPGGTRMTWVQDFAMKPTAPVDNAGMTERINTNSKVQLAVIKEKIERAHAGGAR
- a CDS encoding cupin domain-containing protein, coding for MTDTSTARVSVHDVTADRRRGGELRVLLGPKTVGSTSGFMGVATLAPGERIAEHYHPYSEEFLYVSRGAITVDLDDRPVPLAAGEALFVRRDVRHRLRNTGDEPAEVVFHLGPLAPRPELGHVDTESAAPPPREPS
- a CDS encoding beta-ketoacyl-[acyl-carrier-protein] synthase family protein, whose product is MTGRRTVVTGVGVVAPGGATRDRFWKTITEGRTATRRISFFDPSPFRSQIAAECDFDPDAAGITLAERQRADRYVQFALACSAEALADSGLALSDADRERAGVVLGTAVGGTMALEKEYVRVSDSGRNWLVDHTLGGPYLYQALIPSSLAADVACRHGLHGPAQVVSTGCTSGIDAIGYAHQLVADGEADIVLAGAADSPISPVTVASFDAIGATSPDNDDPEHASRPFDADRHGFVLAEGAAVLVLEEAEHARRRGAHVYCEVAGYASRSNGFHMTGLRPDGAEMAVAISDALRQARLAPSAVSYVSAHGSGTRQNDRHETAAFKRALGAAAYRVPISSIKSMVGHSLGAIGSIEMAACALAIEYGVVPPTANWATRDPECDLDYVPNEAREVPVDVALSVGSGFGGFQSAMIFRRLAVHP
- a CDS encoding beta-ketoacyl synthase N-terminal-like domain-containing protein, encoding MTARAVVTGIGVVAPTGVGADAHWDSVLAGTRRTGPITLFDPAGYPTRVAGEVPDFDAAGFSDTRQRVQTDRWTHLGFAATRLALTDAGLPDEAPDPYQWAVTLASSSGGNLFGQRELQRLWGGPSRTVGAYQSIAWFYAASVGQLSIRHQLKGPCGVTVSESAGGLDSLAHAVRTIRRGTPLVVAGATECPLSPYALACQLRSGLLSDVADPERAYRPFDTGAAGYVPAEGGAVFVVEELGHALARGARIYGEITGWAATHDAAPTDREAGPDPTHYARALRLALDRAAVRPHDVDVIWPDALGVPAYDRAEAAALRAVFGATTPPVTTQKPLTGRAHQGGSALDAATALLAFHHGLLPASAGPEQPAPGCELTFLRRPRPPRSRIALVGARGFDGFNSAVVLRGAAPPPAGDER
- a CDS encoding GNAT family N-acetyltransferase translates to MFRAARPDDFAQIIRLYRQLQPDDPRLTDGSDERAFAQILSNPALHLFVLELDGLVVATTYLNVIPNISRSASPYAVIENVVVEESRRGTGLGKQIMAGTLQAAWDAGCYKAMLMTGSRRPATHAFYRACGFSGDVKTAYLARPS
- a CDS encoding class I adenylate-forming enzyme family protein, with translation MAEHPVSTDASWVDDILFTGRPTDMCLRLPEPVDKATLRRLVGEAQTRLADAGLRPGGAAALRLPPSLAYVVHLLATWRTGAQAILLDHRLTDHEVEKALRRLTPQVVVAPVRTGGGALRIFVDVTAGVAAYSDRPAGSPHAVIQLSSGSTGPSKVIGRTAGDLVGEVHRYTRIDGVALPGERIVLLPSMVHVLGLVGGLLYGLHAGVELCPPERLSGDAILAAVAAQDSPATVLGVPFHIGLLASTVPAGPLPQLRRMTTGGELVPAAVARAFTDRYGVPLGNMYGMTEVGVIGTDLHGAHRPAIAPAPGIRVRESGGELWVSCPANPYVGLADPTRWADGWLHTRDAGVVDPGTGLVTIKGRLDSQVSVGGMKVDLTEVEATVAELPGVTAAVVVWDDGVTAYVQTDGSLSEDTLDKLLAERLAGYKRPRTLHLLDQLPRTTTGKLVRSAPALRDAAS
- a CDS encoding 4'-phosphopantetheinyl transferase family protein, producing MNQLPVPGRDTVYVWTGRTAGDQRELARRLLRRAGGALLGRPEAEIGVGRAPGGRPEVYAAGGRTLPVSVSHAGGVVVVAARTGGPVGVDVERHRPLPATPLARRWYDPDEAAWLAARAEAGRELDFLRLWTAKEAVGKALGTGLRDGGLRRRMPAPDGGGGLLRPVPGCPGVRVGHPTGGAGLVLAVAVAGAAGPVEVALA
- a CDS encoding acyl carrier protein; this encodes MRDEVRAFVIEQLADMNYDVEDIDDDTTLGPSGVDLESLALADLAVRVEDRYGLKFADDESEKLALMTVGEFTTMVAARAAANSDKS
- a CDS encoding acyl carrier protein, producing the protein MTGRPDLGRADLVSMLAELTAKPVDQVPDRVGSMELAWLVHLVEQRYDRRLELTDDQLAGIRTVDDALAVFQTSLTVPADG
- a CDS encoding beta-ketoacyl-[acyl-carrier-protein] synthase family protein; the protein is MAEREPVRITGVHALSALGRGADALLAGVLAGAPAFTPVRRFDTTGRRVTVAATLPEVGTLADELADAVDRVCRAAGLDRTQRAGAALFLAAHGGPHSLPPPGGGDAGPPVPALAGHLARRCGLGERARVYTTACVSASTAVADAATLIGRGDLDRVVVAAGYLVEPDQYALFDAGRALAADGVVRPFSAGRQGLLLGDGVVAVVLESARAAAGRGAPTLGTVAGWGRAGDAYHPCQPDPRGHGLARAVEAALRRAGLPGTAVGYVNANATGTPYSDASEAAALGRVFGAAAGRIPVSSTKAVHGHALEASGLLELVVTVLALGHGKLPVNAGWLGPDESCPLDVVTDAPRPAATAHALTLNAAFGGANTALLVGAP